The following are from one region of the Alkalimarinus sediminis genome:
- the radA gene encoding DNA repair protein RadA, protein MAKVKTAYVCTDCGAEYGKWQGQCSDCGEWNTISEFKVGKSSSSKGARFEGYAGKLSEVQSLDQINLEEQPRFTSGIGEFDRVLGGGLVPGSAILIGGSPGAGKSTLLLQTMCYLAGSMPALYITGEESLQQVAMRATRLGIKTNNLQMLSETNVESIIAAAQKTQPKVLVVDSIQVVHMEGIESAPGSVSQVRESAAMLTRYAKQTGTVLFLVGHVTKEGSIAGPKVLEHMIDCSIMLDGSDDSRFRTLRGIKNRFGAVNELGVFAMLENGLKEVTNPSAIFLNRSEEQMPGSGVTVIWEGTRPLLIELQALVDESQMSYPKRVAIGLDQNRLAMLLAVLHRHGGLHCGDQDVFVNVVGGVRVSETSADLAALLAVVSSFRSICLPQDMVIIGEVGLSGEIRPVPSGQERVHEAAKHGFKRAIVPKANAPKKPIDGMEVIAVQKLSEALNIIG, encoded by the coding sequence ATGGCAAAAGTAAAAACAGCCTATGTCTGTACCGATTGCGGTGCAGAATATGGTAAATGGCAAGGTCAGTGCTCAGATTGTGGTGAGTGGAATACCATTAGCGAGTTTAAAGTAGGTAAGTCCTCGTCTTCCAAGGGGGCGCGTTTTGAGGGTTATGCGGGCAAGTTATCGGAAGTGCAATCGCTTGACCAGATCAATCTCGAAGAGCAGCCACGTTTTACTTCTGGCATTGGTGAGTTTGATCGCGTATTGGGTGGCGGTCTTGTGCCAGGGTCTGCCATTCTCATTGGTGGCTCGCCAGGAGCGGGTAAGAGTACGTTGTTGCTGCAAACCATGTGTTATTTGGCGGGCAGTATGCCGGCTTTATATATTACTGGTGAAGAGTCTCTGCAGCAGGTGGCAATGCGGGCCACTCGTTTGGGAATCAAAACCAATAACTTGCAAATGTTGTCTGAAACCAATGTGGAGTCGATTATAGCGGCAGCGCAAAAAACACAGCCAAAGGTTTTAGTGGTGGATAGTATACAGGTTGTGCATATGGAGGGGATTGAATCTGCACCAGGCAGTGTCTCGCAGGTGCGTGAGAGTGCAGCGATGTTAACCCGTTATGCGAAACAAACCGGTACGGTGTTGTTCTTGGTCGGCCATGTTACTAAAGAGGGGTCGATTGCAGGGCCTAAAGTTCTAGAGCATATGATCGACTGTTCGATTATGCTAGATGGGTCGGATGACAGTCGCTTTAGAACCTTGCGTGGAATCAAAAACCGCTTTGGTGCCGTCAATGAGCTAGGGGTCTTTGCTATGCTTGAGAACGGTCTCAAAGAGGTGACTAATCCCAGTGCGATATTCCTCAATCGGTCAGAAGAGCAGATGCCGGGTAGTGGTGTGACGGTTATCTGGGAGGGGACTCGGCCACTATTGATTGAGTTGCAGGCGCTGGTAGATGAGAGTCAGATGAGCTACCCGAAAAGGGTGGCTATCGGCTTAGATCAAAACCGACTAGCGATGTTGCTAGCTGTTTTGCACCGTCACGGCGGGCTCCATTGCGGCGATCAAGATGTATTTGTTAACGTGGTAGGCGGTGTTCGAGTGTCTGAAACCAGTGCTGATCTTGCGGCACTGTTGGCGGTGGTGTCGAGCTTTAGAAGTATCTGTCTACCTCAAGATATGGTGATTATCGGCGAGGTGGGGTTGTCGGGGGAGATACGGCCTGTGCCCAGTGGGCAAGAACGAGTTCATGAGGCTGCAAAGCACGGGTTTAAGCGTGCCATTGTGCCAAAAGCCAATGCACCGAAGAAGCCGATTGATGGAATGGAGGTGATAGCCGTACAAAAACTATCAGAGGCGCTTAATATTATAGGCTGA
- a CDS encoding FAD-dependent oxidoreductase, producing MTDRLNNDFQFVDVGRQDPDKVPAEIRKNEFGEIYKPFKKQEVESQSHRCLECGNPYCEWKCPVHNYIPNWLKLVSEGNILEAAELCHQTNSLPEVCGRVCPQDRLCEGACTLNDGFGAVTIGSAEKYITDTAFAMGWRPDMSNVVWTDKKVAIIGAGPAGLGCADILVRNGVKPVVFDKNPEIGGLLTFGIPEFKLEKDVMTRRREIFETMGIEFKLNTDIGTDISIEQLLEDFDAVFMGMGTYNYMKGGFPGEELEGVYDALPYLISNVNRCLGFEKSPADFIDMKGKKVVVLGGGDTAMDCNRTAIRQQAETVTCAYRRDEENMPGSRKEVVNAKEEGVQFLFNRQPVAIVGEDKVEGVKVVRTQMGEPDENGRRRPEVVEGSEEVLPADAVLIAFGFRPSPAAWFDAQNVNTDDGGRVIAPEQAEFAFQTSNPKIFAGGDMVRGSDLVVTAIAEGRSAAEGILDYLNV from the coding sequence ATGACAGATCGATTGAATAACGACTTCCAATTTGTGGATGTTGGCCGACAGGACCCCGATAAGGTACCTGCAGAAATTCGTAAAAACGAATTTGGAGAAATATACAAGCCATTCAAAAAGCAAGAGGTAGAGAGCCAGTCTCATCGATGCTTAGAGTGTGGTAATCCATACTGTGAATGGAAATGTCCTGTACACAACTATATTCCTAACTGGTTAAAGTTGGTATCTGAAGGAAATATACTTGAGGCGGCCGAGCTGTGTCACCAAACCAATTCACTACCTGAAGTATGTGGCCGAGTTTGTCCACAAGACCGTTTGTGTGAAGGTGCTTGTACCCTTAATGACGGTTTTGGCGCGGTTACGATAGGTTCTGCTGAGAAGTATATTACAGATACTGCATTTGCGATGGGCTGGCGTCCAGATATGTCAAATGTTGTTTGGACAGATAAAAAAGTTGCAATTATTGGTGCTGGTCCTGCAGGTTTAGGTTGTGCTGATATCTTGGTTCGAAACGGTGTTAAGCCGGTAGTATTTGATAAGAATCCTGAAATTGGTGGCTTGCTGACCTTTGGTATTCCTGAGTTTAAGTTAGAGAAAGATGTCATGACCCGTCGTCGTGAAATCTTCGAGACTATGGGGATCGAGTTTAAATTGAATACCGATATCGGCACTGATATTTCTATCGAGCAGCTACTAGAAGACTTTGATGCTGTCTTCATGGGGATGGGAACATATAACTATATGAAGGGTGGCTTCCCTGGTGAAGAGCTAGAGGGTGTATACGACGCACTGCCATACCTTATCTCTAATGTTAACCGCTGCTTGGGGTTTGAAAAATCACCCGCCGACTTTATCGACATGAAAGGCAAGAAAGTCGTTGTTTTAGGTGGTGGTGATACTGCGATGGATTGTAATAGAACCGCTATCCGGCAGCAGGCAGAAACGGTTACATGTGCATATCGTCGTGACGAAGAAAACATGCCAGGCTCGCGCAAAGAAGTGGTAAATGCCAAAGAAGAAGGTGTTCAATTCTTGTTCAATCGTCAGCCGGTGGCGATAGTGGGCGAAGATAAAGTTGAAGGCGTTAAAGTGGTTCGAACTCAAATGGGTGAGCCAGATGAAAACGGCCGTCGTAGACCTGAAGTGGTTGAAGGTAGTGAAGAGGTATTACCTGCAGATGCCGTATTAATCGCATTTGGATTTAGACCGAGTCCTGCGGCTTGGTTCGATGCTCAAAATGTAAATACTGACGACGGTGGCCGAGTTATTGCGCCTGAACAGGCAGAGTTTGCATTCCAGACCTCGAATCCGAAAATCTTTGCCGGTGGTGATATGGTTCGTGGTTCAGACTTGGTTGTGACGGCAATCGCTGAAGGTAGAAGTGCCGCTGAAGGCATTTTAGATTACCTTAACGTTTAG
- a CDS encoding bifunctional O-acetylhomoserine aminocarboxypropyltransferase/cysteine synthase: protein MKLETIAIHAGYEPDPTTKAVAVPLYQTASFAFDSTQHGADLFDLKVPGNIYSRIMNPTNDVLEQRLTQMEGGIGALTMASGMAAITASIQAICEAGENIVSVSQLYGGTYNLFAHTFPKQGIEVRFADGNNINSFAELIDDKTKAIFCESIGNPAGNIVDLKALADIAHQHGVPLIVDNTVATPCLCRPFEHGADIVIHSLTKYIGGHGTTIGGIIIDSGKFPWAEHKERFAVMNQPDPSYHGVVYAEALGPAAYIGRCRVVPLRNMGAALSPYNAMMIMQGLETLALRMERHCENAQKVAEFLNKRPEVEWVNYGGLASSPYNTLAKQYMNGTPSGILSFGIKGGIEAGSKFIDALQLIVRLVNIGDAKSLACHPASTTHRQLSADELASAGVSPDMVRLSIGIENIDDILEDITQSLEASQQ, encoded by the coding sequence ATGAAATTGGAAACTATAGCCATTCACGCCGGTTACGAGCCAGACCCTACAACCAAAGCCGTAGCGGTACCCCTTTATCAAACTGCCTCTTTTGCGTTTGACAGCACTCAACACGGTGCAGACCTATTTGACTTGAAAGTTCCCGGAAACATCTACAGCCGCATCATGAATCCGACTAACGATGTACTTGAACAACGGCTTACCCAGATGGAAGGAGGCATCGGTGCTCTCACTATGGCTTCAGGGATGGCAGCCATTACCGCATCCATTCAGGCTATTTGCGAAGCCGGTGAGAACATCGTAAGTGTGAGCCAACTTTACGGGGGCACTTACAACCTTTTTGCCCACACGTTCCCTAAACAGGGTATCGAAGTACGCTTTGCTGACGGCAACAACATTAACTCATTTGCAGAACTCATCGACGACAAAACCAAAGCTATCTTTTGTGAGTCGATTGGCAACCCTGCAGGAAACATAGTAGACCTGAAGGCGTTAGCCGACATTGCTCATCAGCACGGCGTACCACTAATCGTTGATAACACGGTTGCAACACCTTGCTTATGCCGCCCATTTGAACATGGTGCAGATATCGTTATTCACTCACTCACTAAGTATATTGGCGGCCATGGCACCACAATTGGCGGCATTATTATTGATTCAGGCAAGTTCCCTTGGGCTGAACACAAAGAGCGCTTTGCCGTCATGAACCAGCCCGACCCATCTTACCATGGCGTAGTATATGCTGAAGCACTTGGGCCTGCAGCCTATATTGGTCGCTGTCGAGTAGTGCCGCTCAGAAACATGGGGGCAGCACTTTCACCTTATAACGCGATGATGATCATGCAGGGTTTAGAAACCCTTGCACTTCGAATGGAAAGACATTGCGAGAATGCGCAAAAGGTCGCTGAGTTTTTGAACAAGCGGCCTGAAGTAGAGTGGGTAAACTATGGGGGCCTTGCGAGCAGCCCTTATAATACTCTGGCAAAACAGTACATGAATGGCACACCTTCTGGCATCTTGTCATTCGGTATTAAGGGCGGCATCGAAGCCGGCTCAAAGTTTATCGACGCGCTGCAATTGATCGTTCGCTTGGTTAACATTGGTGATGCTAAGTCACTAGCATGCCACCCAGCATCAACCACTCATAGACAGTTAAGTGCCGACGAGTTAGCTAGCGCAGGCGTTTCACCGGATATGGTTAGGTTATCGATTGGTATTGAGAACATAGATGACATCTTAGAAGATATCACACAGTCTCTAGAAGCCTCACAACAGTAA
- the hemE gene encoding uroporphyrinogen decarboxylase, producing the protein MGELKNDRFLRALLREPVDYTPVWMMRQAGRYLPEYRELRSKAGDFLSLCKNKEFACEVTIQPLERFPLDAAILFSDILTIPDAMGLGLYFETGEGPRFKKIVRTEADVDALPIVKTTSDLDYVLNAVTTIRSELNGRVPLIGFSGSPWTLATYMVEGGSSKDFRHVKAMMYDKPEVMHQLLEKLTLSVIDYLNEQIKAGAQAVQIFDTWGGNLSHAAYQTFSLQYMKKIVDGLIREHDGRKVPVIMFTKGGGQWLPQMADAGADALGLDWTTDIGVARGLVGDKVALQGNMDPSVLYASPARIREEVESILSAYGSGSGHVFNLGHGIHQFVDPEHAKAFVEAVHELSPKYHQS; encoded by the coding sequence ATGGGTGAGCTAAAAAATGACCGTTTTCTTCGTGCATTATTAAGAGAGCCGGTAGATTACACTCCGGTATGGATGATGCGCCAAGCGGGTAGATATTTGCCTGAGTATAGAGAGCTTCGTAGTAAAGCGGGTGATTTTTTAAGTTTATGTAAGAACAAAGAGTTTGCCTGTGAAGTGACCATACAGCCACTAGAGCGATTTCCGCTTGATGCAGCCATTTTGTTCTCAGATATTCTGACTATCCCTGATGCGATGGGGTTAGGTTTGTACTTTGAAACAGGCGAAGGCCCACGCTTTAAGAAAATAGTTCGTACCGAAGCAGATGTTGATGCCTTACCAATCGTAAAGACAACATCCGATTTAGATTATGTCCTAAATGCGGTTACTACTATTCGCAGTGAACTAAACGGCCGAGTGCCGTTAATCGGCTTTTCGGGTAGTCCGTGGACGCTTGCAACTTATATGGTTGAAGGTGGCTCATCTAAAGACTTCAGACATGTGAAGGCGATGATGTACGATAAGCCTGAAGTGATGCATCAACTCCTCGAAAAGCTCACCTTGTCAGTTATTGACTACTTGAATGAGCAGATCAAAGCTGGGGCTCAAGCTGTTCAGATATTTGATACCTGGGGCGGTAACCTTAGCCATGCGGCCTATCAAACATTCTCATTACAGTATATGAAGAAAATTGTGGACGGTTTAATTCGAGAGCATGATGGACGCAAAGTGCCTGTTATTATGTTTACCAAGGGTGGTGGTCAATGGTTGCCTCAAATGGCAGATGCGGGTGCGGATGCGCTTGGCCTAGATTGGACAACTGACATTGGTGTTGCGAGAGGTTTGGTTGGCGATAAAGTCGCTCTGCAGGGCAATATGGATCCGAGTGTTCTCTATGCTTCACCAGCAAGAATTCGCGAAGAAGTAGAGAGTATTCTCAGCGCTTATGGTTCGGGCAGCGGCCATGTTTTTAACCTGGGGCATGGTATTCACCAGTTTGTTGATCCTGAACACGCCAAAGCGTTTGTAGAGGCGGTTCATGAATTGAGTCCTAAATATCACCAGTCTTAG
- the ettA gene encoding energy-dependent translational throttle protein EttA → MAQYVYTMNRVGKIVPPKREILKDISLSFFPGAKIGVLGLNGAGKSTLLRIMAGVDTDFHGEARPQPGIKVGYLAQEPELDESKDVRGNIEDGVKEIKDALVRIEEVYAAYAEPDADFDALASEQAKLEAIIQTSDGHNLERTLEVAADALRLPPWDADVSKLSGGEKRRVALCKLLLSKPDMLLLDEPTNHLDAESVAWLERFLHDYTGTVVAITHDRYFLDNVAGWILELDRGYGIPYEGNYSQWLEAKDQRLEQQGKQEAAHQKAIKAELEWVRSGTKGRHSKSKARLQRFEDLNSQEFQKRNETMEIYIPPGPRLGDLVIEASNIEKSFGDKLLFKDLTFKVPPGSIVGVIGGNGAGKSTLFKMVAGMETPDHGDIRIGETVEVAYVDQSRNLDSDNTVWEEISDGQDILQIGSYQTQSRAYVSRFNFRGNDQQKRVGDLSGGERNRLHLAKLLKQGANVLLLDEPTNDLDVETLRALEEAILAFPGCAIVISHDRWFLDRIATHILAFEGDSEVVWHEGNFSDYDEDLKKRKGESAKTPQRLKYKKLA, encoded by the coding sequence ATGGCCCAATACGTATACACCATGAACCGCGTGGGAAAGATTGTCCCACCGAAAAGAGAGATCCTTAAAGATATCTCGTTATCGTTTTTTCCCGGTGCAAAAATCGGCGTTCTAGGTCTTAACGGAGCCGGAAAATCAACACTATTGCGGATTATGGCTGGCGTCGATACTGACTTTCATGGTGAGGCCCGTCCTCAACCCGGCATCAAGGTGGGGTACTTAGCTCAGGAGCCTGAGCTTGATGAGTCAAAAGACGTTAGAGGCAACATTGAAGACGGTGTAAAAGAGATTAAAGATGCGCTGGTTAGAATTGAAGAAGTATACGCCGCTTACGCCGAGCCAGACGCCGACTTCGATGCACTGGCTAGCGAACAGGCAAAACTAGAAGCCATTATCCAAACATCCGACGGCCACAACCTTGAACGAACACTGGAAGTCGCAGCCGATGCACTCAGACTGCCACCGTGGGATGCAGATGTAAGCAAGCTATCAGGCGGTGAAAAGCGTCGTGTCGCGCTATGTAAACTGCTACTCTCCAAACCCGACATGCTGCTGCTAGACGAACCGACCAACCACCTTGATGCAGAAAGTGTCGCATGGCTTGAGCGCTTTTTGCATGATTACACTGGCACTGTCGTTGCAATTACTCACGATCGCTATTTCCTCGACAATGTTGCGGGTTGGATTCTTGAGTTAGACCGAGGGTATGGCATCCCCTATGAAGGCAACTACTCTCAGTGGTTAGAAGCTAAAGATCAACGCCTTGAGCAACAAGGCAAGCAAGAAGCAGCTCACCAGAAAGCCATTAAAGCAGAGCTAGAGTGGGTTCGCAGCGGTACCAAGGGGCGTCATAGCAAAAGTAAAGCGCGTTTACAGCGTTTTGAGGACCTTAACTCGCAAGAGTTCCAAAAGCGCAATGAAACCATGGAGATCTATATTCCACCAGGGCCACGCTTGGGCGACCTGGTCATAGAGGCCAGCAACATCGAAAAAAGCTTTGGCGATAAACTTCTATTTAAAGATCTAACCTTCAAGGTGCCACCTGGAAGCATTGTGGGTGTTATTGGTGGTAATGGTGCGGGTAAATCAACACTATTCAAAATGGTCGCAGGCATGGAAACACCCGACCATGGTGATATAAGAATTGGCGAAACCGTTGAGGTAGCGTACGTCGATCAAAGCCGCAACCTCGATAGCGACAACACCGTATGGGAGGAAATAAGCGACGGACAAGATATATTGCAAATAGGCAGCTATCAAACGCAGTCACGAGCCTACGTTAGTCGCTTCAACTTTAGAGGTAATGATCAACAAAAACGTGTTGGCGACCTTTCAGGTGGTGAACGAAACCGCTTGCATCTGGCAAAACTGCTAAAGCAAGGTGCGAATGTACTGTTGCTCGATGAGCCTACCAACGATCTTGATGTTGAGACACTACGAGCGTTAGAAGAAGCTATTTTGGCATTCCCCGGTTGCGCAATTGTTATCTCCCACGACCGTTGGTTCTTAGACCGAATCGCCACTCATATCCTTGCATTTGAGGGAGATAGTGAGGTGGTATGGCATGAGGGTAACTTCTCTGATTACGATGAAGACCTCAAAAAACGTAAGGGTGAGTCGGCCAAAACGCCACAACGTTTGAAATACAAAAAACTAGCCTAA
- a CDS encoding PilZ domain-containing protein: protein MDSNQPANDKRHFSRILFDATCTLHQGVREWSAELLDISLRGILVQCTELSNADFEQPFEATIALSDGGESIIMSLKLAHHEATHLGFECEYIDIDSITHLKRLVELNLGDPEILNRELGSLTLYHRAPAE from the coding sequence ATGGATAGCAATCAACCTGCTAACGACAAACGCCACTTTAGCCGTATTTTATTTGATGCAACCTGCACACTGCATCAGGGAGTGCGCGAGTGGTCTGCAGAACTGCTTGATATCTCATTGCGCGGCATCTTGGTACAGTGCACAGAGCTATCCAACGCCGATTTTGAACAGCCTTTCGAAGCAACCATTGCGCTATCGGATGGCGGTGAATCAATTATCATGTCACTCAAGCTCGCACATCATGAAGCAACACACTTAGGGTTTGAGTGTGAATATATCGATATCGATAGCATCACACACCTTAAACGATTAGTGGAGCTAAACCTCGGCGACCCTGAGATTCTTAATAGAGAGCTAGGCTCACTAACTCTCTACCATCGTGCTCCTGCGGAGTAG